The nucleotide window TGCAGCCCATCCTGCGCAAGGCGCGGGCGCTGATGGCGACCTATTCGGACATGGAGGAGCTGATCCGCCTCGGCGCCTATCGCCGCGGATCGGACCCGGTGGTGGACGAGGCCATCGCCCGCCACGACCGGCTGGAAACCTTTCTCGGCCAGTCGAAGGGCGATGCAAGCACGATCAACGCGGGCTATAATGAACTTGCCAACCTTTTGGAAATGACTCTCGCTTAAGTTGGCGTGCGCAACGGGAGTACTGAGTAATGAAGTCGCGTGAGAGTCTCATTCGCCTGAAGCAGTTTCAGGTCGACGAGCGCCGTCGCCAGCTGGCGCAGATCGAGTCGATGGTCGACGAGTTCAAGCGCATGGCCCGCGAGCTGGACGACCAGATCCTGGCGGAGCAGGAGCGAGTCGGCATCACCGATGTCGGACATTTCGCCTATCCGACCTTCGCCAAGGCCGCGGCCCAGCGCCGCGACAACCTGCTGAACTCCGCAGAGGAACTGAACGGCCAGCTGGAGGCCGCGCGCGAGGACCTGCGCGAGGCGCTGGAAGAGCTGAAGAAATTCGAGCTGCTGGAAGAGCGCGACCAGATCCGCGAACGCCAGGAGCGCGATGCGGCCGAGCAGGAGGACCTCGACGAGGTCGCCTCCCGCCGCAAGACCCGGATCTGACTGCCGGACGGCACATCGCAGAGCCAGGTTTCGAGACCTCTTTCAAGGGGCCCGCAGCGCGGGCCCTTTTGCATTTGCGCTCCCCCGCCTTGCGTGGGATAGCAGCGCCATGTGGACGATACGAAACGCAGGCGCGAACGAAAGCGCAACGGCCATCGCGATCTGGCGCCGCGCCGTCGCGGCCACCCACGACTTTCTCTCGCCCGAGGATTTCGCCGAGATCGAGGAGATGGTGCAAGGCTTCCTGCCCGAGGTGCCGCTGACCCTCGCCGTCGGCCCGGACGGCACGGTGGCCGGCTTCATGGTGCTGAGCGAGGGGCATCTCGACGCGCTGTTCATCGATCCTGCCGCCCATGGCAAGGGCGCAGGACGCGCGCTCGTCGCCCATGCGCTGGCGCAGTTCCCGCGCCTCGTCACCGACGTCAACGAGCAGAATGCGGGTGCCGCCGCCTTCTATGCGCGCCTCGGGTTCACCGTCGCCGGCCGCTCCGAGCGCGACGACCAGGGACGCCCCTATCCGCTGCTGCACCTGGTGCACGAGGCGGCCGAGGCCGCCGCGGATGCGGCCCTGCAGGACGGCTGACCCATGCGCGTGCTTCTTGCCCTGCTGCTGCCGGCCGCCACCACCTGCTTCATCCTCGGCCTGACGCTGCCGCTGCTCGAGCTGGAGCGGCTCTACTTCCTCACCGACCGGCCGGCGCTGCTGGCGCTCGTCGCCGGCCTGTGGCGCGAGCAGGAAACCTTGCTGGCCGTGGTGGTGGGCCTCTTTTCCATCGCCTTCCCGGCCGCCAAGATCCTCGCCCTGCATGTGGCGGCCATCGCCGGCCGCTCGGGGATCGGCCACGCCCTGATGCACGCGCTCGGCAAGTGGTCGATGATGGACGTGATGCTGGTGGCGCTGGTCGTCTTCGCCGCCAAGACCAGCGGACTTGCCTCGGCGACCAGCCTGCCGGGCCTGTGGTTCTATGCCTCGGCCACGGTGATGACCGCGCTCGCGGCCGCCATCGTCTCGCGCGGCCGCTGAACGGACGCTCAGGACAGCGGCGCGCCGTTCGGACGGTGGCTGCGCGGCTGGCTCGGCCCGCCGCCGGTGGTTGTCGCGCGGGTGCGGCGGTAGGCATCGAGCCAGCGCATCGCCTGGGTCTCGGGAATGCCCAGATGCTTGCAGCGCAGATGCGCCAGCGCCAGGAACACCTGGTCGGACGTGCCGGAGACCCGGCACAGGCCGATCAGCTCGTCGATGCCGGACTGGTACACGGCCCGCTGGACGGCGGCCACGCTCTCGCCGGTCTTGCGCGCCAGCAGCTCGAACGCATCTCCGTTGCGCCCCTCGGCCAGCAGCACCAAGAGGATCGAGCCGAAGCCGTACTTGCCCTCCTGCACCAGGCGCCAGGCCTCGTCCACGTCGCAGGACTCCATGAACAGGTTGTACCTCGCCCGCAGCTCTTCGCTGTCCGCCTCGGGCGTCGTCAGGTCGCCCGGATCCGCGCCGCTGAGGATCGCCTCCAGCCGGACACGGGTCGCGGCGTTCACATGCGGGATCAGCCACTCGCAGATCAGCGGCGTCAGGTCGCCGCGCGCCGCCATGCTGGAGCGCAGGCGCGTATCGGAGAACGAGCGCTTGGCCAACGTCCTCAGCGCCCAGTCGGACAAGCCGCTGCGCCTGTTCTCCGCCACCGCCCGCCAGACCTTGGTCGGGCCCCGCTCCACCAGGGCATCCGACACCCGGCCCGGCAAGGCCTCGCGCCGGGCGACGACCAGGAGATGGGTCTCCGGCATGCGCCGGGCGATCTTGACGAGGTCGGCTTCCGTCAGCGCGGGGCTCAGCTCCAGCATCGGCGTTGCCACGACGATCTCGTCGGTGGCGAGGCGATAGGCGATCTGGTGCGGCGTCTGGCTCCACGGCGCCATGCGCTGGGACAGGTGCGCGCGCACCTTCAGCTCCGCCCCGTCGAGCAGTTTCATGATGATCTCGCAGAACAGCCGCAGCTCCTCGTCGCTGTGCTCTCCGACGCGATCCAGAAAAAGATCGGCGACGCGCTGCAGCAACCTGCTGCGCGCCTCGCGATTCGGGTTGCGAGCGAGCTTCAACAGTTCGTTGAGCATCCGGTGTCCTTTTGCGGCTCTTTGAACCTGACACGTTGAGGTTACCAATCCCTTGCCGGACACGGCTGGAGCGCAGGCTTGATTCCAGGCTGATATATCAGTAGTCGAGTAGATGGGCAGCTACGCTGGCCTGCCCCATGCCTTTCGTTCCTGACGCGCTGGAGACTCCCATGCCGAACGGTCATCACCTCGTCGCCGGCGACTGGATCGCCGGTCACGGTGCCTTCCACGCGCTCGATCCGGTCACCGGCGAGCAGCTCGCCCCCGGCTTCGCCGAAGCCGACGCGGCGCTGGTCGACAAGGCCGCACGTGCGGCGGAGGCCGCCTTCCCCGACTATGCCGCCCGTCCTGTCGGCGAGCGCGCCGCCTTCCTGCGCCGCATCGCGCGGGAGATGGAGATCGACGGCGAGGCCATCGTCGCCCGCGCCATGCGCGAGAGCGGATTGCCCGAGGCGCGCCTGACCGGCGAGCTCGGCCGCACCACCGGCCAGCTGCGCTTCTTCGCCGACTGGATCGAGACCGGCCACTGCTTCGACGCCCGCATCGACACCGCGCAGCCGGACCGCAAGCCGCTGCCGCGTCCCGACATCCGCTCGATCCTGCGCCCGCTCGGGCCGGTCGCCGTGTTCGGCGCCTCGAACTTCCCTCTCGCCTTTTCCACCACCGGCGGCGACACCGCCTCGGCCCTGGCCGCCGGCTGCCCGGTCGTGGTCAAGGGGCACCCCGCCCATCCCGGCACGGCCGAGCTGGTCGCGCGCGCCGTCGCCGCCGCGATCCGCGCCTGCAACATGCCGGCCGGCACCTTCTCGCTGCTGCAGGGTGCGGGCCACGCCTCGGGCGCGGCGCTCGTCGCCCATCCGCTGATTGCCGCCGTCGGCTTCACCGGCTCGCTGCGCGGCGGCCGTGCGCTCTTCGACGTCGCGGTCTCGCGGCCGCAGCCGATCCCGTTCTACGGCGAACTCGGCTCGATCAACCCGGTCTTCGCCCTGCCGGCCGCCCTTGCGGCGCGCGCGGCAACGCTCGGCGCCGACTGGGCCCGCTCGCTGACGCTGGGCACCGGCCAGTTCTGCACCAATCCCGGCGTCGTGGTGGCGCTGGAAGGCGAAGCACTGGAGGCCTTCCTGGATGCGGCCGACGAGGTGCTCGCGGGCGTTCCCGCGCAGGCCATGCTGACCCCCGGCATCGCCGGCGCCTATCGCCGCGCCGTCGACGCACGCACCGGGGAAGCGGCGCTTTCGAAGCGCGCATCTGCAGCGTCTGCGAGCGAGACGCCTGGCGCCTGCCACGTCACGCCGGCGGTCTTCGAGACGACGGCAGCCGCCTTCCTCGCCTCGCACGCCCTGCAGGAGGAGGTCTTCGGGCCCGCCGCCGTGGTCGTGCGCTGCCGCAGCGAGGACGAGCGGCTGGCAGTCGCCGCCGCGCTGGAGGGCCAGCTGACCGCGACGCTGCTGATGGAGCCGGGCGATGCCGGCGACATGGCAACCGCCCGCAAACTCGTTCCGGTGCTGGAGCGCAAGGCCGGCCGGCTGCTGGTCAACGGCTTTTCCACCGGCGTCGAGGTCTGTCATGCGATGATGCATGGAGGCCCGTATCCTGCTTCCACCGACACCCGCTCCACCTCGGTCGGGTCGCGTGCCATCCTGCGGTTCCTGCGGCCGGTCGCCTACCAGAACCTGCCGACGGAGCTGCTTCCCGAGGGCCTCGGCGACGATACCGAAGGCCCGCGTCTGGTTGACGGCACGCCTCGATAGGGTAGGTAGGAGGGGAAACCTCCGGGAAACGGCCGACATGCCGGCCGTTTCCCAGACCGCTGTCTGGCGTCCTGCCTGCCCGCTTGCAGGCGGCACGGGCTGCCGACGCGGCAAAAAGAAGGACGCCGCATGCCCTGCAACGGACGCTTCGCCCGTCTCCTCCCCCTCCTGCTTGCCGCCCTCCTGCTGCTGCCTCCGAGCCTGGCAGGACCGGTTTTCGCGCAATCCGGCCAGCCGGCAACGCAGCAAACAGGCGAACAGGCGTCGGGCAGTCCGGCGGGAGCCGCGCAAGCCGTTGCACAGACAAGGCAGGACGCGGAAGCGCTGATCCGCCTGCTGCAGGATCCCGGCGCGCGCGGCGCGCTCATCGACTATCTGCAGCGCGATCCCGCGGCCGCTCCAGCCGCAGGGGCGCCCTCCGGCGCACCGGCAAGCCCGCCCGCCGGAACCGCGCCATCCGAAGCCTCGCCCGCCGCAGCGGAAGGGGAAGTGGCGCCGGCCGAGGTCGAGCGCCAACCGACGCATATCGCCCTGCGCATCGCCAATGCGACGCAGAACGTGCTCGCCGAGGGCATGGTCTATGTGGAGCGGATCGCCCGCTCCTTCACCTCGCTGCCGACCGCACTGTCCTACAGCGCGGGGGCCAACTGGGAGCGGGTCCAGAGCATCCTGCTGCAGTTGGCGATCATCGCCCTTGCGGTCTTCGCCATCGTCTCGCTGCTGCACCGCCTTGCCGACCGGCTGTTCGCGCGGCTGATCGGCCATGACCAGTCGATGACCGTGGTGAAGCGCGTCACGCTGCTGGTCCTGCACCTCGTCGCGGAAGCTGCGGTCGTGGCCGTCGCGCTCGGCGCCGGCTATGCGATTGCGCTCTATACGGGCGAGAACCCGCGCCATGTCGAGCTGGTGGAATCGCTGTTCCTCAACGCCTTCTTCTTCATCCAGGCGGCGAAGGTGCTGACGCGGTTCGCGCTGAGCCCGGAATTCGCCGCCCTGCGCCTGGTGCCGCTCGACGACGAGCAGGCGCTCTACTGGCGCCGCTGGCTGTTCACCATCTACAACGTGCTGGGCTACGGCACGATGGTGGTGGTGCCCCTGATCGCCAACAACATCTCCTTCCTGCTCGCCGACTCGGTGCGCATGATGATCGTGCTGGCCAGCGTCGCGATCGCCATTTCCGCGATCATGCGCAACCGCCTGGCGACCCGCGAGCGCATCCTCGGCTATGGCGAGCGCCAGTCGAACCTCGTCACCACCGGCCTCGTCGAGATCGTCGCACGCACCTGGCACATCGTCGCCATCATCTACGTTCTGCTGCTGCTCGGCGTCTGGCTGTCGCGCCCCTTCGACGCGGTCACCTTCATGGTCCGCGCCACCGCCATGTCGGTGCTGACGGTGATGGTCGGCACCATCGTCTCGCTGGCGCTGACCCGCACCATCTCCGGCGGCGTGCGCCTGCCGCAGAACGTGCACGAGCGCCTGCCGATGCTGGAACGGCGGCTCAACACCTTCGTGCCGCGGGTGCTCTCGCTGGTGCGGCTTGCCGTCTTCGTCGGCGTCATCCTCGGCATCCTGCATGCCTGGGGCATGATCGATGCGCTGTCGTGGTTCAGCACGACGGACGGCCAGGACTGGACCAGCCGTATGGCCTCCGCCGGCATCATCCTCGGCGTCGGCTTCCTGATCTGGCTTGCCGTGATGAGCTGGGTGGACCTGCGCCTCAATCCGCGCGGACGCCTGCCGACCTCGCGCGAGAAGACGCTGTTCAACCTGTTCCGCAACGCCTTCTCGATCCTGCTCGTGGTGATGATCACGCTGCTCGCCCTGTCCGAGATCGGCGTCAACATCGGCCCGCTGATCGCCGGTGCCGGTGTCTTCGGCCTCGCCATCTCCTTCGGTTCGCAGAAGCTGGTGCAGGACATCATCACCGGCGCCTTCATCCAGTTCGAGAACGCCATGAACGAGGGCGACGTCGTCACGCTGGGCGGCGTCACCGGCACGGTGGAAAAGCTGACGATCCGCTCGGTGCGCCTGCGCGACATCGACGGCACCGCCCACATGATCCCCTTCTCCACCGTCGACCGGGTCGCCAACTTCATGCGCGGCTGGGCCTATCACGTGGCGGCGATCGGCGTTGCCTACGACAGCGACCTGACCGAGGTGAAGCTGGCCATGCATGCCGCCTTCGACCGGCTCATGCAGACCGACTACAAGTCGGAGATCCTGGAACCGCTGGAGATGCACGGCATCACCATGTTCGGCGACAGCGCCATCACGGTGCGCGCCCGCATCAAGACGCGCCCGGGATCGCAGTGGGCGGTCGGCCGCGCCTATAACGAGTACATCAAGGCCGTGTTCGACGAGCGCGGAATAGAGATCCCGTTCCCGCAGGTCACCTATCACATGCCGCCGAAGGCCATGACCGGCGAGGAGGACGAGAAGGTGATCGAGGCGACGGCCAAGCCGGTGCGCGGCAAGGGGGCAGCCGGCGAAGACGAGGCTCAGGCCGCCCTGCCCGATGCCGCCTCGCCCGATGCTGCCGGCTCCAAGGCCCCGCGCCGCCGGCGCAAGAAGAAGCCGCAGGACATCCCCTCGGAAGACGAGGTCTGATCCCTCCGCGATCTCCCTGCCGACCACGTGCAGCCGGGCGCCATGCGCCCGGCTGTCGCATTTTGGGGAAGCCCGGAAAGGCGCGACGTATTGCAGGAAACGCACAACCGGATCATCATGCCGGGGCATGAAGTTCGGTTGAAACCAAGTATCCGGAACACCTGCCAATTGTGACGAGCAAATTCCTCCGCCATCGGCTCGGCAGGTTTTTTATCCCAAAACACCGCGAAAATAGAAAGCGCCATCCTGTTGTAACCCGTTTCGGGCGCGACTAATGTGCCCTCAAGGCCGCTTGCGGAAAAACAACCTTCCCAAAGGGAAGCACGGGCCGCGGCGCGCCGAATCTTCAACGGGAGAGTATCAATGATCATTCGCCGCAGCATGAAGGCCGCCCTTCTGGGCGTCAGCCTTGCCCTGTTCGCGACAGGCGCGGCCTCGGCCAAGAACCTCGTCTATTGCTCGGAAGGTTCGCCGGAAGGCTTCGATTCGGCGCTCTACACCGCCGGCACCACCTTCGACGCCTCGTCCAAGCCGGTGTTCAACCGTCTCGTCGAGTTCAAGCGCGGTACCACCGAGGTCCTGCCGGGCCTGGCCGAGAGCTGGTCGGTCTCCGAGGACGGGCTGGAATACACCTTCAACCTGCGCAAGGGCGTCAAGTTCCACACCACGTCCTTCTTCACGCCGACCCGCGACTTCAACGCCGACGACGTGATCTTCTCCTTCGAGCGCCAGCGCGACCCGAACCACCCGTGGCACGCCTACACCGCCGGCGCGTCCTGGGAGTATTTCAACGGCATGTCGATGCCCGATCTCATCAAGGAGATCGTCAAGGTCGACGACCACACGGTGAAGTTCGTGCTGAACCGGCCGGAAGCGCCGATGATCGCCAACCTCGCCATGGACTTCGCCTCGATCCTGTCGGCCGAATATGCCGACAAGCTCGCCGCCGACGGCAAGATGGAGATGATGAACCAGGAGCCGGTCGGCACCGGTCCCTTCTCCTTCGTCGGCTACCAGAAGGACGCGGTCATCCGCTATCAGGCCTTCGCCGACTAC belongs to Stappia indica and includes:
- the fliJ gene encoding flagellar export protein FliJ, yielding MKSRESLIRLKQFQVDERRRQLAQIESMVDEFKRMARELDDQILAEQERVGITDVGHFAYPTFAKAAAQRRDNLLNSAEELNGQLEAAREDLREALEELKKFELLEERDQIRERQERDAAEQEDLDEVASRRKTRI
- a CDS encoding acetyltransferase, which produces MWTIRNAGANESATAIAIWRRAVAATHDFLSPEDFAEIEEMVQGFLPEVPLTLAVGPDGTVAGFMVLSEGHLDALFIDPAAHGKGAGRALVAHALAQFPRLVTDVNEQNAGAAAFYARLGFTVAGRSERDDQGRPYPLLHLVHEAAEAAADAALQDG
- a CDS encoding paraquat-inducible protein A, which produces MRVLLALLLPAATTCFILGLTLPLLELERLYFLTDRPALLALVAGLWREQETLLAVVVGLFSIAFPAAKILALHVAAIAGRSGIGHALMHALGKWSMMDVMLVALVVFAAKTSGLASATSLPGLWFYASATVMTALAAAIVSRGR
- a CDS encoding DUF2336 domain-containing protein, whose amino-acid sequence is MLNELLKLARNPNREARSRLLQRVADLFLDRVGEHSDEELRLFCEIIMKLLDGAELKVRAHLSQRMAPWSQTPHQIAYRLATDEIVVATPMLELSPALTEADLVKIARRMPETHLLVVARREALPGRVSDALVERGPTKVWRAVAENRRSGLSDWALRTLAKRSFSDTRLRSSMAARGDLTPLICEWLIPHVNAATRVRLEAILSGADPGDLTTPEADSEELRARYNLFMESCDVDEAWRLVQEGKYGFGSILLVLLAEGRNGDAFELLARKTGESVAAVQRAVYQSGIDELIGLCRVSGTSDQVFLALAHLRCKHLGIPETQAMRWLDAYRRTRATTTGGGPSQPRSHRPNGAPLS
- a CDS encoding aldehyde dehydrogenase (NADP(+)) produces the protein MPNGHHLVAGDWIAGHGAFHALDPVTGEQLAPGFAEADAALVDKAARAAEAAFPDYAARPVGERAAFLRRIAREMEIDGEAIVARAMRESGLPEARLTGELGRTTGQLRFFADWIETGHCFDARIDTAQPDRKPLPRPDIRSILRPLGPVAVFGASNFPLAFSTTGGDTASALAAGCPVVVKGHPAHPGTAELVARAVAAAIRACNMPAGTFSLLQGAGHASGAALVAHPLIAAVGFTGSLRGGRALFDVAVSRPQPIPFYGELGSINPVFALPAALAARAATLGADWARSLTLGTGQFCTNPGVVVALEGEALEAFLDAADEVLAGVPAQAMLTPGIAGAYRRAVDARTGEAALSKRASAASASETPGACHVTPAVFETTAAAFLASHALQEEVFGPAAVVVRCRSEDERLAVAAALEGQLTATLLMEPGDAGDMATARKLVPVLERKAGRLLVNGFSTGVEVCHAMMHGGPYPASTDTRSTSVGSRAILRFLRPVAYQNLPTELLPEGLGDDTEGPRLVDGTPR
- a CDS encoding mechanosensitive ion channel domain-containing protein, which translates into the protein MPCNGRFARLLPLLLAALLLLPPSLAGPVFAQSGQPATQQTGEQASGSPAGAAQAVAQTRQDAEALIRLLQDPGARGALIDYLQRDPAAAPAAGAPSGAPASPPAGTAPSEASPAAAEGEVAPAEVERQPTHIALRIANATQNVLAEGMVYVERIARSFTSLPTALSYSAGANWERVQSILLQLAIIALAVFAIVSLLHRLADRLFARLIGHDQSMTVVKRVTLLVLHLVAEAAVVAVALGAGYAIALYTGENPRHVELVESLFLNAFFFIQAAKVLTRFALSPEFAALRLVPLDDEQALYWRRWLFTIYNVLGYGTMVVVPLIANNISFLLADSVRMMIVLASVAIAISAIMRNRLATRERILGYGERQSNLVTTGLVEIVARTWHIVAIIYVLLLLGVWLSRPFDAVTFMVRATAMSVLTVMVGTIVSLALTRTISGGVRLPQNVHERLPMLERRLNTFVPRVLSLVRLAVFVGVILGILHAWGMIDALSWFSTTDGQDWTSRMASAGIILGVGFLIWLAVMSWVDLRLNPRGRLPTSREKTLFNLFRNAFSILLVVMITLLALSEIGVNIGPLIAGAGVFGLAISFGSQKLVQDIITGAFIQFENAMNEGDVVTLGGVTGTVEKLTIRSVRLRDIDGTAHMIPFSTVDRVANFMRGWAYHVAAIGVAYDSDLTEVKLAMHAAFDRLMQTDYKSEILEPLEMHGITMFGDSAITVRARIKTRPGSQWAVGRAYNEYIKAVFDERGIEIPFPQVTYHMPPKAMTGEEDEKVIEATAKPVRGKGAAGEDEAQAALPDAASPDAAGSKAPRRRRKKKPQDIPSEDEV